From the genome of Torulaspora globosa chromosome 2, complete sequence, one region includes:
- the SUA7 gene encoding transcription factor TFIIB (ancestral locus Anc_3.394), whose product MSAPASVLARERNSKRGPNLNIVLTCPECRVYPPKVAERFSEGDIVCALCGLVLSDRLVDTRSEWRTFSNDDQNGDDPSRVGEASNPLLDGNSLSTRIGQGEGGDLRATRDLNRAQGKNVMDKKDNELQAVFAKITMLCDAAELPKIVKDCAKEAYKLCHDEKALKGKSAESIMAAAIHFGCRRASVARTFKEIQSIIHVKTKEFFKTLAIMRGILREKSSDGFIKIDTDNMSGAQNLTYIPRFCSHLGLPMQVTTAAEYTAKKCKEIEEIAGKSPITIAVVSIYLNILLFKLPVSAAKVGKILQVTEGTIKSGYKILYEHRDKIVDPQLIASGTVSLDNLPKVDKDRSKTDKKKK is encoded by the coding sequence ATGTCGGCTCCTGCATCAGTGTTAGCTCGTGAAAGAAACAGTAAGAGAGGTCCCAACCTGAATATAGTGCTAACTTGCCCAGAATGCAGGGTTTATCCACCGAAAGTGGCAGAAAGGTTCAGCGAGGGAGATATCGTTTGTGCTTTGTGCGGGCTTGTTTTGTCAGATAGGTTGGTTGACACTCGGTCTGAGTGGCGTACTTTCTCGAACGATGATCAGAACGGTGATGATCCTAGTCGTGTTGGTGAGGCTTCCAATCCTTTACTGGATGGTAACAGCTTGTCGACTAGGATAGGACAAGGTGAGGGGGGTGATCTTCGTGCTACTAGGGACCTGAACAGGGCACAGGGGAAAAATGTTATGGATAAAAAGGACAACGAGTTGCAAGCTGTGTTTGCAAAAATCACCATGCTATGTGACGCTGCAGAACTGCCCAAGATTGTCAAAGATTGTGCCAAGGAAGCTTACAAACTTTGTCATGACGAGAAGGCGCTGAAAGGTAAGTCTGCAGAGAGTATAATGGCAGCTGCGATCCACTTCGGCTGCAGGCGTGCTTCGGTGGCGAGAactttcaaagagatccAGTCGATAATTCACGTCAAGACGAAGGAGTTTTTTAAGACTCTGGCTATTATGAGGGGCATCCTGAGGGAGAAGAGTTCCGACGGATTTATTAAAATCGACACAGATAATATGAGCGGAGCGCAGAATTTAACCTATATACCAAGATTCTGTTCGCACTTGGGTCTTCCAATGCAGGTTACAACGGCTGCAGAGTATACGGCAAAGAAGTGCAAGgagatcgaagaaattgcagGTAAATCTCCTATCACTATTGCTGTTGTGTCGATCTATTTGAACATCTTACTATTCAAACTGCCTGTTTCAGCAGCAAAAGTAGGGAAAATTTTACAGGTCACCGAGGGTACCATCAAGTCAGGTTACAAGATTCTCTACGAGCATAGAGATAAGATCGTTGATCCACAACTCATTGCCTCTGGCACCGTGTCCCTAGATAATCTACCTAAAGTTGATAAAGATAGATCCAAAACtgacaagaaaaaaaaatag
- the SHE3 gene encoding She3p (ancestral locus Anc_3.393) gives MLEMGDCENEYNGSPVAAVGPEIRSPLKSPARTPKLKTPGASAAKLAPNHTIFMANIDSSPSRRKEDRNNGGGSSSTRVIENLHDQIDTLTSTNLQLTLQSNNLLSRLEAAQQREAKLLETTASLRHENENVASMLNRKSRKLKDLEDDFVKLDEKYNSLLKDKADLEDRVRDTSEKESKLKQEIEMVKAQYDALVDSQDYYRKHYTSELDTLRGQLDLLKQEQRRRLEQSKAEEALLDTKLSEFETKCENWKGLDDARLSHLESKCNDIVSQLDLPAWINLYKESKNMLLKCGQEMNIKIPEDLERTMQDPSMTSLELTSQQRNVSPGLSLKMAKVRSGRSTTSPNVNTFSNAPHAKRSSFYGGAKQIPQSVTGSLPGLKRSSSRRKNSGRAEQINSSAEASPVLRQASRNASSPSPRMVSQATFRKS, from the coding sequence ATGTTGGAAATGGGAGACTGTGAGAATGAATACAATGGCTCGCCAGTGGCTGCCGTTGGCCCAGAGATCCGATCTCCGCTGAAATCGCCTGCAAGAACGCCCAAGCTGAAGACACCAGGAGCATCAGCCGCTAAGCTGGCTCCGAATCATACAATCTTCATGGCCAATATCGACAGTTCGCCCAGTAGGcgaaaagaagatcgcAATAATGGAGGCGGCTCGTCATCGACAAGAGTTATAGAGAACTTACACGATCAGATTGATACCTTGACCAGCACGAATTTGCAACTCACGCTGCAGTCGAATAACCTTCTGAGTAGATTGGAGGCGGCACAGCAACGAGAAGCCAAATTACTGGAGACTACAGCCTCTTTGAGACATGAGAACGAGAATGTTGCGTCTATGTTGAACAGGAAGTCcaggaagttgaaggatttggaaGACGATTTTGTCAAATTAGATGAGAAATACAATAGCTTATTGAAGGATAAGGCAGATTTAGAGGATAGAGTTCGAGATACATCCGAGAAAGAGAGTAAACTAAAGCAGGAGATCGAAATGGTGAAAGCTCAGTATGATGCTTTGGTAGACTCTCAGGATTACTACAGAAAGCACTACACTTCAGAGTTGGACACGTTGAGAGGGCAGCTAGATTTACTTAAACAAGAGCAAAGGCGCCGTCTCGAGCAGTCTAAGGCGGAGGAAGCTCTTCTAGATACAAAGCTCTCGGAATTTGAGACGAAATGCGAGAACTGGAAAGGATTGGACGATGCTCGATTGTCGCATTTGGAGAGTAAATGTAACGATATTGTGAGCCAGTTGGACCTTCCCGCATGGATTAACCTTTATAAGGAAAGTAAGAACATGCTTCTGAAGTGTGGGCAGGAAATGAATATCAaaattccagaagatctcGAGCGGACTATGCAAGACCCCAGCATGACGTCGCTGGAACTCACATCCCAGCAACGAAATGTCTCTCCAGGCTTGTCACTCAAGATGGCTAAAGTCAGAAGTGGGAGATCAACTACCTCGCCTAACGTTAACACATTCTCAAATGCTCCTCACGCGAAAAGAAGCAGCTTCTATGGCGGTGCAAAACAGATACCTCAGTCAGTAACGGGCTCTTTACCAGGGCTCAAGAGGTCGTCGTCGAGGCGGAAGAACAGCGGGAGAGCAGAACagatcaattcttctgctGAGGCATCGCCGGTATTGCGACAGGCCTCTCGAAATGCATCGTCACCATCACCAAGGATGGTATCGCAGGCAACCTTCCGGAAAAGCTGA
- the ASA1 gene encoding Asa1p (ancestral locus Anc_3.391): MKEHHLNDIQLPEYSLRCHKSGVTASTFVEWPSRSSVPILITGDSSGLIVLWDLIVRRPLVTHTLAGGAQVVAMQDLGDGLIAILSKDHKLRLLEMTAKEMKSLAECTTSFEAPQQQLHEIYEVPVNTLNFANFVLQKLNKGFYRLICTNTQDSEAIDVYQFHLSNVHSLQRVFRGVTFGGVIQKLATDPESVKARKLGIVMRFLEHQETIYCGFESGLVVGFKIHDLDCERTNIDEDADRNHNTCIEIVYVSSVHYPEPVLALELNDATGEILTSSTKDVVGIHPPISTQGAIGCQSNFFHDQASSVLIRRDLKICGTNFKKVPASSIGYLAVVNGNLVASSWSGITYVLSPDYRVLVTMSKSRPNVFVSDSSQGSLQGANEEKTQKRHIKVSSLTGISPAVIQRFSSLDHQLTRWQGQNRRMRAFAAKSWCIIGYDDGSIAVHQI, encoded by the coding sequence ATGAAAGAGCATCATCTGAACGACATTCAATTGCCAGAATATTCTTTGAGATGTCACAAATCCGGCGTCACAGCATCAACCTTTGTTGAATGGCCGTCCAGGTCAAGCGTACCTATTCTCATCACGGGAGACTCATCAGGCTTGATCGTTCTTTGGGATCTGATTGTCAGAAGACCATTGGTTACGCACACCTTAGCTGGCGGCGCCCAGGTTGTCGCTATGCAAGATCTAGGGGACGGGCTCATCGCTATCCTGTCGAAGGATCACAAGCTGCGCTTGCTTGAAATGACGGCGAAAGAAATGAAATCGCTAGCTGAGTGTACTACTTCTTTTGAAGCCccgcagcagcagctccaCGAGATCTACGAGGTTCCGGTAAATACCCTCAATTTTGCTAACTTTGTGCTtcagaaattgaataaaGGCTTTTACCGGTTGATTTGTACCAATACTCAAGACTCTGAAGCGATTGATGTCTATCAATTCCATCTATCAAACGTACACTCACTACAAAGAGTCTTCAGAGGTGTTACTTTTGGTGGGGTCATCCAGAAGCTTGCGACTGATCCAGAGAGTGTCAAAGCCAGGAAACTAGGAATCGTCATGAGATTCCTAGAGCACCAGGAGACTATATACTGCGGCTTCGAAAGCGGCCTTGTAGTCGGCTTCAAGATTCATGACTTAGATTGCGAAAGGACAAacattgatgaagatgctGACAGGAACCATAATACGTGCATTGAAATTGTGTATGTGTCTTCGGTTCACTATCCGGAGCCTGTTCTCGCTCTTGAATTGAATGATGCCACTGGCGAGATTTTAACCAGCTCTACTAAAGATGTAGTCGGGATACATCCACCGATCTCTACTCAGGGAGCTATTGGCTGTCAATCCAACTTCTTTCACGACCAGGCCAGCTCGGTGCTGATACGACGTGACCTGAAGATCTGCGGCACAAATTTTAAGAAAGTTCCAGCGTCAAGCATCGGTTATCTAGCAGTTGTGAATGGCAATTTAGTCGCTAGCTCTTGGTCTGGCATAACGTACGTTCTGAGCCCCGATTATCGAGTTCTTGTGACGATGTCAAAGTCCAGGCCTAACGTCTTTGTGAGTGACTCATCCCAAGGTAGTCTACAAGGAGCAAACGAGGAAAAGACGCAGAAAAGACATATTAAAGTTTCCTCGTTGACTGGCATTTCGCCTGCGGTAATCCAACGATTCTCCTCATTAGATCATCAGTTGACTCGCTGGCAAGGCCAAAACCGCCGAATGAGAGCTTTTGCTGCGAAATCTTGGTGCATTATAGGCTATGATGATGGATCGATCGCTGTCCACCAGATTTAG
- a CDS encoding uncharacterized protein (ancestral locus Anc_3.390), whose product MSDQRPIRLAVLGGELTGKTSFTSGLTVNIVHEVHYPTRQQSNWLFDYLPRTASAKALLDGQAHERILLRTQGSQTPEPLFSSPCLSPHLMLSPLLYQAFLDDYARVKDQHRNRSANHIKHVELKRQDNPFYKYLPSQESDLEEARPLNTATNSDINILRSAELGSTSKPNSLDVALKLPDNYIPPEYTPIAIDIIDTPGFNPDMVVPFLEVSLFSRLDKRVLRGLAEEPRMPVSTTSMLVASGASELNAKIDGYLFVYSAVPELSNDISPPDYGDTKKSDSEDEIQTTVSGDFWSANSKRTDGGFSLLEVMRNCILEAWTEFGDYKKRREDDKEGDVYSLAYAFKSVWKTEKQRRAKLAELRNPNSKLKSLDLDPSSPHSPPPCLILCTHAHDPMSSPRLIELGQALAAEWRCGFAAVDSMDDYNVDVAMSLIIREVVEKNKLLGKGRSKSFSGGASTLKKLMRP is encoded by the coding sequence ATGAGCGATCAGCGACCCATCAGGCTTGCTGTTCTTGGTGGTGAACTCACGGGTAAGACTTCGTTCACCTCCGGGCTGACGGTCAACATAGTTCATGAAGTTCACTACCCGACTCGGCAACAGTCGAATTGGCTGTTTGACTATCTACCACGTACTGCATCTGCCAAGGCCCTTTTGGATGGTCAAGCTCACGAGAGGATACTACTACGTACTCAAGGCAGCCAAACACCAGAACCGTTATTTTCGTCACCGTGTTTATCTCCCCATTTGATGCTGTCACCGCTACTTTACCAGGCATTTCTGGATGATTACGCAAGAGTCAAGGACCAGCATAGGAATCGGTCCGCAAATCACATCAAGCATGTCGAGTTGAAGCGTCAAGACAATCCATTCTACAAGTATTTGCCGTCACAAGAGAGCGATTTGGAAGAGGCGAGACCGCTCAATACTGCGACCAATTCCGACATCAACATTCTGCGATCTGCTGAACTGGGCTCTACGTCCAAACCCAATTCATTAGATGTTGCACTGAAGCTTCCGGATAATTACATACCACCAGAGTACACCCCGATAGCGATAGATATAATAGACACACCGGGCTTTAATCCAGACATGGTAGTGCCGTTCCTTGAGGTGTCGCTCTTTTCGCGGCTGGACAAACGAGTACTGCGTGGACTGGCAGAGGAACCTAGGATGCCGGTGTCCACGACTTCTATGTTGGTTGCCTCTGGCGCTTCAGAGCTGAACGCTAAAATCGACGGATACCTCTTTGTATACAGTGCTGTCCCAGAGCTCAGTAACGACATCAGTCCGCCAGATTATGGTGACACTAAGAAGAGTGACAGTGAAGACGAGATACAGACAACGGTGAGTGGGGACTTTTGGTCCGCAAATTCGAAGAGGACCGATGGTGGCTTCTCTCTACTTGAGGTCATGAGAAATTGTATCCTGGAGGCCTGGACAGAGTTTGGAGACTATAAAAAGAGGCGGGAAGATGATAAGGAGGGCGATGTATACTCATTAGCATACGCATTCAAAAGTGTGTGGAAGACTGAAAAGCAAAGGCGCGCCAAGCTGGCAGAGTTGCGAAATCCGAATAGCAAGCTTAAATCATTAGACCTTGACCCTTCTTCTCCCCATTCTCCGCCACCCTGCTTAATATTGTGCACGCATGCGCATGACCCAATGAGTAGCCCAAGACTTATAGAGCTGGGACAGGCGTTGGCAGCCGAATGGCGATGCGGCTTCGCTGCAGTCGACAGCATGGATGATTACAACGTCGATGTTGCGATGAGCCTGATCATTCGAGAAGTAGTTGAAAAGAACAAGCTTTTGGGCAAGGGaagatcgaagagtttCTCCGGAGGTGCCAGTACGCTCAAGAAGCTTATGAGACCGTGA
- the ATG14 gene encoding Atg14p (ancestral locus Anc_3.389), whose product MRCPLCLNSSRPMYCSHCVNTSPNILARLKIDLLMLREENRRLKDRVESILAYGLGVMEGSEAAAVVERTLEEGHEDVEGEILGQRLLKLNQLRAKRKHNRIRYRTAQLLSSLEAKKRTIDRLTQEREKVPVLDVNAEEKLSRVRTAVLVEKTSQIAQIQRVLLNSQEAKLNSLRRWFIIRKRDSYEFPYSIAFQPVVSLKNFYKLPPMVAWGSISKMSEFVVLLSEVLQYKLPCELPDASFKALRAADNTVEDAYDDDTNVAEHLTKLLVNIIQLARRAGLMSKNPVDLAWMLDQLDIDTLFYNMATSTEIPTKSVAQHWTYNKLLSVVSEALQLSIYAASPASRQTLTGTLANNNDHWFLVG is encoded by the coding sequence ATGAGGTGCCCATTATGCCTTAACAGTTCAAGGCCGATGTATTGCAGCCATTGCGTGAATACGAGTCCCAATATACTTGCGCGATTGAAGATTGATCTGCTAATGCTGAGAGAGGAGAATCGCAGGCTGAAGGATCGGGTGGAGAGCATCTTGGCGTATGGCTTGGGCGTAATGGAGGGCTCGGAGGCAGCCGCTGTTGTGGAAAGAACGCTTGAGGAAGGGCACGAGGACGTGGAGGGCGAGATATTGGGTCAAAGACTGCTGAAACTGAATCAACTGAGGGCCAAGAGAAAGCATAACAGGATCAGATACAGGACCGCTCAGCTGTTGAGCAGTTTGGAAGCCAAGAAGCGAACCATTGACCGCCTTACACAAGAGAGGGAGAAAGTGCCTGTGCTTGATGTGAACGCCGAGGAGAAGCTGTCAAGGGTCAGGACAGCCGTTCTGGTCGAAAAGACTAGTCAAATTGCACAGATACAGAGGGTGCTTTTGAATAGCCAAGAAGCGAAGCTAAACTCGCTGAGGAGATGGTTTATCATTCGAAAGCGCGATTCCTACGAGTTCCCTTACTCGATTGCATTTCAACCCGTCGTCTCATTGAAAAACTTTTACAAGCTGCCGCCTATGGTTGCATGGGGCTCCATCTCGAAGATGTCAGAGTTTGTAGTGCTATTGTCGGAGGTGTTGCAGTACAAGCTGCCCTGCGAGTTGCCGGACGCATCCTTCAAGGCGCTGCGAGCCGCTGACAACACGGTCGAAGATGCCTACGATGACGACACAAATGTCGCAGAGCACCTCACCAAGCTGTTAGTCAACATCATACAGCTCGCGAGGCGAGCAGGTCTTATGTCCAAGAATCCCGTCGATCTGGCCTGGATGCTGGATCAACTGGACATCGATACACTCTTCTACAACATGGCAACTTCTACCGAGATACCTACAAAGTCTGTGGCCCAACATTGGACTTACAACAAGCTACTCTCAGTGGTGTCCGAGGCTCTGCAACTTTCCATCTACGCCGCATCGCCGGCGTCGCGACAAACGTTGACAGGAACGCTCGCCAACAACAATGACCACTGGTTCCTGGTTGGGTAG
- the VMA2 gene encoding H(+)-transporting V1 sector ATPase subunit B (ancestral locus Anc_3.388), whose translation MVLSDKELFELNKKAASQGYKIKPRSNYNTVRGVNGPLVILENVKFPRFNEIVNLTLPDGAVRQGQVLEVRGDRAIVQVFEGTSGIDVKKTTVEFTGQNLKIPVSEDTLGRIFDGSGRPIDNGPKVFAEDYLDINGSPINPYARIYPEEMISTGISAIDTMNSIARGQKIPIFSASGLPHNEIAAQICRQAGLVRPTKDVHDGHEENFSIVFAAMGVNLETARFFKQDFEENGSLERTSLFLNLANDPTIERIITPRLALTTAEYLAYQTERHVLTILTDMSSYADALREVSAAREEVPGRRGYPGYMYTDLSTIYERAGRVEGRNGSITQIPILTMPNDDITHPIPDLTGYITEGQIFVDRQLNNKGVYPPINVLPSLSRLMKSAIGEGMTRKDHGDVSNQLYAKYAIGRDAAAMKAVVGEEALSIEDKLSLEFLEKFEKTFVSQGAYENRTVFESLDQAWSLLRIYPKEMLNRISPKILDEFYDRSRDEDEDAGDEDEDESDKRKGKD comes from the coding sequence ATGGTTTTGTCTGACAAAGAACTGTTCgaattgaacaagaaggctgCTAGCCAAGGTTATAAGATCAAGCCTAGATCGAACTACAACACAGTTCGCGGTGTCAATGGTCCGCTAGTTATCTTAGAGAATGTCAAGTTTCCCCGCTTCAACGAGATTGTAAACTTGACTCTACCAGACGGAGCGGTGAGACAAGGTCAAGTTTTAGAAGTCAGAGGCGATAGAGCTATAGTGCAAGTGTTTGAAGGAACTTCCGGTATCGATGTAAAGAAAACCACTGTGGAGTTCACAGgccaaaatttgaagatccCAGTTTCCGAGGATACCCTGGGGAGAATCTTTGATGGTTCCGGTAGACCAATCGATAATGGTCCTAAAGTGTTCGCCGAAGATTATTTGGATATCAATGGTTCACCAATCAACCCATACGCCCGTATCTATCCGGAGGAAATGATCTCTACTGGTATCTCAGCTATTGATACAATGAACTCGATTGCTCGTGGTCAGAAGATCCCTATCTTCTCGGCGTCTGGCCTGCCACACAATGAAATCGCTGCCCAGATCTGTAGACAGGCTGGTCTGGTTAGACCAACGAAGGACGTCCATGACGGCCATGAAGAAAACTTCTCCATCGTGTTCGCCGCTATGGGTGTCAACTTGGAGACTGCAAGATTTTTCAAACAggacttcgaagaaaacGGTTCTCTGGAAAGAACTTCTTTGTTCCTGAATCTGGCCAACGATCCAACTATCGAAAGAATTATCACACCAAGATTGGCTTTGACTACGGCAGAATACTTGGCCTACCAAACCGAACGTCATGTTTTGACCATTTTGACGGACATGTCGTCATACGCGGATGCCCTAAGAGAAGTTTCTGccgcaagagaagaagtccCAGGTAGAAGAGGTTATCCAGGTTACATGTACACAGATTTGTCCACAATTTACGAGAGAGCAGGTAGAGTGGAGGGACGTAATGGTTCTATCACCCAAATTCCGATTTTGACCATGCCTAACGATGATATAACGCATCCAATCCCCGATTTAACCGGTTATATCACAGAGGGGCAAATCTTCGTGGATCGTCAATTGAACAACAAGGGTGTATATCCCCCAATCAACGTTCTACCTTCTTTGAGTAGATTAATGAAGTCAGCCATCGGTGAAGGAATGACGAGAAAGGATCATGGTGATGTCTCCAATCAGTTATATGCAAAATACGCTATTGGTAGAGACGCTGCCGCCATGAAGGCTGTCGTCGGTGAAGAAGCCCTTTCCATCGAGGATAAACTCTCCCTTGAGTTTTTGGAAAAATTCGAAAAGACCTTTGTTTCACAGGGTGCATATGAGAATAGAACTGTTTTCGAAAGTTTGGACCAAGCTTGGAGTTTACTGAGAATTTATCCAAAAGAAATGCTTAACAGAATTTCTCCAAAGATTTTGGATGAATTCTATGATAGATCTAGagatgaggacgaagatgcTGgggacgaggacgaggacgagtCTGACAAGAGAAAGGGCAAGGACTGA